The Salvelinus fontinalis isolate EN_2023a chromosome 7, ASM2944872v1, whole genome shotgun sequence genomic sequence tatgtCACCGggtacagacagaagaggactggccatccctcagggcctggttcctctctacctttCTTTCTTCCGTTTCTGCTTTCTAGggcattttttttcttctacctcagcattgcttgctctttggggattTTAGGCTAGATTTCTGTAATGCActttgacatctgctgatgtaaaaagggcttcataatatcgatttgattgacatgtatatcacaccaactgattggttcttctgatgttgttcacacaggagaccatgttgagacattctctacatccagagagcaacagcaggaagatcaTGGAGCTAAGAGGTCTCACCACTGCCCACATTGTGATGAGATTTTCCCAAttctatcaaagctaaaaatACACCTAAAAATACACCTAGGAGAGAATCGGTATTCCTgtactgactgtgggaagagattcacaacATCAAGGACTCTGACAGTTCATCAGAGAgtgcacactggagagaagccttactcctgccctGACTGTGGAAAGGTTTTCTCTCGACTGGGCCACTTAAAAAGACATGAACATATACAtacaggagtgaagccttactcttgctctgactgtgtaaaatgctaCACAACACCAACTGAGCTAGAACTTCATCAGAGAGTGCACACTgtagagaagccttactcctgctctgactgtgggaagagtttctctcGACAGGGTTTTTTAAAAGCACATGAACTTATACATACAGGAGTGAAGCCTtattcctgctctgactgtgggaagatgTTCTCTCAACTGGGcaacttaaaaacacatgaacgtatacatacaggagtgaagccttactcctgctctgactgtgtaaaatgcttcacaacatcaactgagctaaaagttcatcagagaacacacacaggagagaagccttactcctgctctgactgtgtaaaatgtttcacaacatcaactgagctaaaagtccatcagagaacacacacaggagagaagccttactcctgctctgactgtggaaagagtttctctcaatTGTGCCACTTAAAAAGACACCAACGTAAACataaaggagagaagccttaccactgatctgactgtagaaaatgttttaaaacaacaGCTGAGCTAAAAGGTCATCAGAGAacagacacaggagagaagccttactactCCTCTTAATTTGCCAAGAgtaactcaagtaaaagtctaaaggtatttggttttaaatataccttagtatcaaaagtaaaagtgaataatttcaaattccttaaatGAACCTCTAACCGGGACGGTTGTTGATAACGTGCTCCAATGTGACTAAAATGatgttggtcccgtgtggctcagttggtagagcatggcgcttgcaacgccagggttgtgggttcaattcccacggggggaccagggttctattcccacggggggaccaggatgaatatgtatgaactttccaatttgtaagtcgctctggataagagcgtctgctaaatgacttaaatgtaaagtaaatgtatacaacagccaactttccaggacatagacatttcTTTATataggcagaaagcttaaattcgtgTTAATCTTCTGCAGTGTCCACTttaacagtagctattacagtgaaaaaataccatgctattgtttgaggagagtgcacaacaacttTTATCATGGCAACTGGTTTAATACATCACCTCTGAAGGtcaataatgtacttacatttagtaatcttgctctgatttgtcatcctgaggctcccagagataaaatgtagcaaaGTTTAATTTGctaaaatctatttttatattcaaatgtaggaactgggttctacattTTGAACACCTGCTGGCTCTGGCACCACACCCACCCTGCCCGGCCaactagatgtgtgaaagtttgtgtataagctaatgatccatcatgtagaCATTCCTGGCAGTGTGTAAACTTAAATTTTTTATAaccatagcatttttgtatgttctctatagttttgtacttaaatgtatcaattgaccaattcagcACATTTGGGGAACctcctggcagacttgatacagTGCAGTAATGTAATTCTTCCCTGGATCAGGCAGAACCTTTGCACACTGCTGCTGtctggtggccaaaatctaaattacacctacagccaattgtaaactggggattattaggtgatcatgatggtttgagggccataTTGGGaataacacccctactcttacaataagtgccatgggatctttaatgacctcagcgTCGGGACACTGGTTTTAATGTCCCCCTACAcagtgccctggggcattgggatatttttttagaccagagaaaagagtgcctcctactggccctccaacaccacttccagcagcatctggtctcccatccagggactgaccaggaccaaccctgcttagcttcagaagcaagccagcagtggtatgcagggtggtatgctgctggctgtatggccgttctcttgcatttcaaagaagaaaaagaaaaacacatgtttttgtgtttgtattatcttttaccagatctaatgtaaTATTCTCCtaaattaatttcacatttccacaaacttcaaatggtatcaagaatatgcatatccttgcttcaggtgctGAGCTACaaacagttagatttgggtatgtcgttTTAGGCAAAAAAATTAAAAGGTGTACGCTCCTTAAGAAGtttttaagcaaaccagacagcacaattgtgttttattttttatattacggataaccaggggcacactccaacaccatttacaagcaaagcatttgtgtttagtgagtctgccagatcagaggcagtagggatgaccagggatgttatcttgataagtgcgtgaattggaccattttctgtcctgttaatcataaaaaatgtaatgaatacccttgtgtcagggaaaatgtatggattaaaaagtattatttactcTAGGAATTtagtgaaataaaagtaaaagttgtcaaaaatataaatagtaaagtacagatactacttaagtaaaaatgatttaaataactatttaagtactttacaccactgcctgcATCCATGCTGTGTGTCAGCATTGCAGGCTGGTGGTGTGGGGTGTTTTTTCAGGGCACAAattgggccccttgataaaagtTTGAAAGCATCCCTtaatggcagcagtgtatccatcTGCAAATGGATTCTTTCAGCAGGATTATGTCTTATGCCACAAGGTTTGTCCAGGCATGGTTCCAAGAACATTACTTCTTTGTCCATCTGTGGGAGGAGAAGGAACGAGCTATTCGGAGTAGATCCACtctcagccaacttgacacaattgtaggaagcattggagtcaacatggatcAGAGTCCCTGTGGAACGCACTCGACACCTTGgacagtccatgccccgacgaattgaggctgttctgaggacaaaggggggtgcaactcaatattaggaaggtgtttcaaATATTTTGTactagggatgcaccgatatggCATTTTTGGCCAATATGATatctgatattttccttgccaaaagacCGATACtgatatttaacattttagcggccttttaagcattctagtacagttaaatagttaacacacacacgtacgcagcggtctgcaagaggcgtcactacagcccctggtttgaatccaggctgtatcacatccggacgtgattgAGAGTcgcatagggctgcgcacaattggcccagtgttgcccggggtaggccatcattgtaaataagaattttgttcttaactgatatgGTGTAATGATCAGTTTTTCACATTAGTTTGGGTGGATTATTTTATTACTAAACAACTTTTGTTTAATGATAAACAAGCTTTGAATCAACTAATAGTTTATTAAATTGACTTTGTAACAGTATTTTTATtggaatttcacaattttcaccCATAAAAGTGAATTACAGTGCAATTCTGAAATACATAGATCACCACCATTCTAAGAGAATCCTTGCAGCATAATAGGTGATACCTCAGGTTCTAGGTAATTTAGATAGGGTTCCCATACTTTGTAGAACTGATCTGTTTTAGAATGCAATGTACATGTCAGATATTCCAATGGCACCCATTTAAATAGTATCTTATGCCAatctttaatagaaggaaccttATCACTAATCCACTATAAAAGGATGTTTTTCCTCGCTGCGAAGGTAAGGATGTTGTAAAGCCTCCTCTTACCCACAGAAGTAACATGCCTACTAGGGAGACCTAACAGTAACGAAACTGGGTCTAATTCTAGATCAACCCCTAGGATCTTTTCAATTTCTTGCAGAACACCAGACCAGTATCGTTGTATTTTGGTACATGACCATAAACAATGTGTTAGGGTGCCTGTATCAGTGTTACATTTAAgacactgaggagaagaggaagaggggctaaAAGCATGTCTGCGATTTGGGGATATATGTAATCTGTATTATTCTTAATTAATTTGCTCTAGTACGATTACATATATTGTTTTTGCATATCTCCAAATGTCCTCAAACATCTCTTCGTCAATAGTAACAGACAATACATTCTCCCACACTTGTTTCACCCTCTGTGTGTCGACAGCAGAAAAGGACCTTAAAGCATCATTTGTGGGGAAAAAAAGCATTCTTTCAATGACAGATATCAGGGTTGCCAATTAAGGTGGTGCTCTTCAGAATATAATGTCTTACTTGTAGGAAGCGGAAAAAGTCCTGCTTTGGGAGTCGATATTTCTTGATCATCTGCTCAAATGACAATAAAATCTTATCAGCAAATAAGTAATTTAGTCTGCGTATGCCTTTATTAAGCCAAAAGTTAAAGTCAGCATCCAGCAATCCTGGACCAAAATCTGGGTTATTAAGAATTGGGGTAAGAGCAGAGGTTAGTTTGGACCTTCCCAAAAAACGTTGAACTGACCTCCAAACTTTGAGTGTGTTAAGTGTAATGGGATTATTGCAGTGATCTTCTACAGACTTGAAACTTCTGAAAAATAAAAGATCCTGTAAGGGGTATTTTGAAAGAGAAGTCTCAATGTCTAACCAAATAGAGGAGTCATCGCTTGTGATCCAGTCAGAAATATAACATAGGTGGGCACACCATTGATAGAACCTGATATTGGGCAGGTCCAAGTGTAACGGttgtaactttaaaccgtcccctcgccccaacacgggcgcgaaccagggaccttctgcacacatcaacaacggtcacccacgaagcatcgttacccatcgctccacaaaggccacggcccttgcagagcaaggggcaaccctacttaaagtctcagagcaagtgacgtaactgattgaaatgctactagcgcgtacccgctaactagctagccatttcacatccgttacacaagccGCCCATAGAACTTGGCAACTGCAATATTGCCATCTTAAGTCTTGGCTTGCGTTTACTCCATATAAAGGAACTTAGCCATCCATTTACATCCTTTATTACCTTTTTGGAGAGTAATACTGGGATCATTTGGATTGGGTAAAGTAGTCTAGGTAAAATGTTCATTTTCAAGAGGGATATTCTACCCAACCATGAAATCGGAAGAGAGTTCCAGCGCTCCAGATCCTGTCTTATTGTATCAACCAAGGAAACAAAATTGGCTTTGTACATTTGCTGGAATTTAGGAGTTACAAATATACCCAGATACGTAAAAACCTGAGGGAGACCATTTaaaagggaaggggggagaagTATTAGGTACAGAGTGGAGGTTACCAAGTGGCAtagcctctgatttagttaagttAATCTTGTAGCCTGAGAATTCGCTGAAtaattcaataatattaataagaaATGTAATTGAAGTCTCGGGACTAAAGATGAATATCAGAACATCATCAGCATACAAGCTTATTTTATGGTGAACATCACCAATGAGCAGCCCCTGTCTAGCAGGCGTTACCCTGATGGCCTCGGCCAGTGGTTCCATAACGAGTGCAAATAGGAGAGGGGACAAAGGACAGCCCTGTCTGGTACCTCTGTGTATGGAGAAGCTATTTGACCTTAGCCCATTAGTAAGGACAGCAGCCTGAGGATCATCATATAAAACTTTCACCCATTTTATAAAGTTGTCCCCTAGACCAAATTTATTTAGAGCAAAGAATAGGTAAGACCGCTCCACACGAACAAATGTTTCTCAGCATCTAGGGAGAGCACAAGACCATCCATAGCACTTCGTTGGTAGGCTATGGATGGCCGCCTGACATTGTTGCATGACTTAAGGTCCTTAATTTCCCTTTTTGAGAATAAGTGATATGTTGGCTTCTCTCAGCGTTTGAGGGAGCTGGTCATTTGAAAATGAGTGGTTACACATATCACGCAATGGCTCAAGGATCAGGATCAGGCCATGGCAAGGTCTTTGCCTGGAGAAAACCAACACGCAAGAATTCAGAATCACATCTGCAGAGAAGGAAGCCTAGATCTGTTTCTTTCAACTTTACAAGCAGTGACGATGAGGATTACCCCAGACGCTAAGAGGCCAGCTCCTCCCAAGATTTTTTAGATCAGGAAGAGGAGTCAAGCAGGTTCCTcaacaagagagggagaggacgcgGAAGAGGCCAACacggagggggaggaagaaatCAAGACTATCCAACCACACGGAGCAGGACCAGAACAAGGCTGTGATCAACATTTCTGGAAAACCCCTTTCTGATGATTGCATAAGGGTATTGTCTAAAGGACTGTCCTTTGCCCCCACATATTCAACGAATGAATTTAATACAAAGATTGACCTATTTCGTTTCTACAGGAATCTACATCTGAAGGCCTGGTACAATCAAAACATCTCTCCAACGACAGACGCCAGTGTCTCAGGTCaggcagttttttttattttttttatatccccttttctccccaattttcgtggtatccaatcgctagtaattactatcttgtctcatcgctacaactcctgtacgggctcgggagagacgaaggtcgaaagccatgcgtcctccgaggcacaacccaaccaagccgcactgcttctttaacacagcgcgcctccaacccggaagccagccgcaccaatgtgtcggaggaaacaccgtgcatctggcccccttggctagcacgcactgcgcccagcccgccacaggagtcgctggagcgcgatgagacaaggaaatccctaccggccaaaccctccctaacccggacgacgctagcccaattgtgcgtcgccccacggacctcccggtcgcggccggctgcgacagagcctgggggcgaacccagagactctggtggcgcagttagcactgcgatgcagtgccctagaccattgcgccacccgggaggcaggtCAGGCAGTTTTTGTTCCCTCAAAAACACCTTGTAAGCCCAAGTCCACTTTTTGTCCCATCGTCCAGAATGCCAcactaaatacatttgccaaGAAAGTGAATTTTGGTGTGGAGAATCTGTTTAAGGGTAGAATTGATTCCAACCAAACACGACGTAATCTTTCTaagacagagagggatgcagTTGAATCATTGTCCAAAAATGAACGGATTGTGGTTAAAAAAGCAGACAAAGGTGGTGCTACAGTAGTGTGGTGTAAAGACATATGTGACAGAAGCCTACCGTCAATTAGACAATGATGAATTCTACCAATCTCTTACCTTCAACCCTACAGAGGACCTAAAAACTGAATTGAAAGGGATCCTCAAAGAAGCTAAGGAGAATGGCTACATTTCAGACAATGAGTTCAAATTTATTTTCAATGGCAGTCCGTGTATGGCTTCTTTATACCTTCTTCCAAAAATCCACAAAAATCTTGAAAATCCCCCAGGCAGACCAGTCATTAGTGGTAATGAAAGTCTGACAGAACCCATCTCTAAGTTCATTGATTACTTTATTAAGCCTTTTCTGACGTCACTCCCAGCCTATCTTCAAGATACCACAGATGTGTTGAACAAAATTAAGGAATTGAACAATATAGGTACAGCTTCCTTTTTAGTCACCATGGATGTGGAGTCTCTATACACCACCATTGAACATGAACAAGGTTTGGCAGCGATGCACCATTTTTTGAGTACCCGGCCTGAAACTGAGATGCCTCCTACAGAATTCATTGTCTCACTGACTGAATGGACTCTTAATCATAACATCTTTATCTTCCAGGACTGtatttttaaacaggtcaaaggatgtgccatgggagcttgctacagcccttcctaccctggtttgtacttgggtaaatgagaaaatgacttcattttggatccttctaataaccatttctttgaccggattatatggtggggacgctatattgatgatgtttgcctgttttggtccggctcagaagatgaacttatttccttccaccaataccttaacagcattaaccctaacatcaaactaactatggaatacagcaagggtaacattcattttttggacctcgacattagtaaaaatgacaaaggttgtttgcacacatcaatctttaggaagcctacagatgggaataacattctgagggcagacagctttcaccccaaaaggctaaaagagaatattccatatggccaattccaaagagtccgcagaatttgcgatcaggaaacagactacagtgtcaaatctgctgaattggagaatcgctttttgaatcggggctacagcgttcaggtcctgaaagatgcaggtataagggctggattacttgacagagagaacttgttacgaaggggagtgcctcgtgatacatcagagagagtgtattttgttacaaaatacagcactgaagcagagaacattaaaagaatcatcaaaaataattggggaatcatccaaagtgatacgcTACTATGTCATGTCTTTCCTGAGccaccagtcataagctttaagagatgtcctaccctaaatgacaaattagtccacagttatcttccgggtgactctcaaaaaacttggcttgaccacaaacccaagggctcttttaaatgtaaccattgtaaccattgcagaaatattgcacagaagaagtattttgttgacacagcttccAAAATGGAGTATTACATCAAGCATTtcattaactgcaaaaccactcatgtcatctatagattggaatgtccacagtgcaaggtgttctacattggacagacaaagagacaccttcaagatcgcttggcggaacacaagtacgccatacgggtaggcaatgaagactaccccatggcaaggcactacaagtccttacaccatggcaaccctgcctccctacaagctatgggtattgatcatgttccggcctctattagaaaaggggaccgtcttaaacagttaaaccaaagggaaagttcggggatttacaaactacaggccactaaataccctggtttaaatgaagatatggatttctcacccttcctgtagggtcgtgataggtccatttgctgtcatctagtggacattttgctcaattgccctcagctatgtttagactgttgttcatgttttgctgtgtactatggaatatattgctttcttattcttgacacttctcagtcatatttaaggttagaactacctttctaagtgttctgatacttctagcttggagttgtatgtttatgataacatagctacagtattaccTTTTATtgtgtatattattgcttactaggtgtgtccaatcaattttgtaaccactccctcttctaattagggctaattggaaaagctgttcaaaagaggacatggtattctcttctttttttttgtactccctgacgaaggccatgcagccaaaACGCGTCGGTTTAAAAAAAACGTTGTTTCTATAGAACATGCCAaactaataaaggcatttaaattaattatatgacgagtgccttggtcctcctttctttttgatgaccaatttaccccttttaccaaagagcaccttctatctaccaaaatgtactattgtgtaccttagtagcgcttcccttcctacTCTTTCTCACTACAAAACCCATCTGGTCCTGGGGCCTTACCATTTTGCAGATTCTTAATTGCGAATATTATCTCTTCCTCGGAAATAGGGGCATTAAGGAGAGACCTCTGTTCTTCGGAGATAGTAGGGTGCTCAATCTTAGAAAATAAGTTCTCCATTAATTTGGGTGCGTCATTTGTCAGTTCTGAGGCATAAAGATTTGCATAACATTTCTAGAGTCATTTATCAATTTATTTTCATAAATGATTGCCATCAGTAATAGTAGCAATTGACTGTGAGTCAGCTCTCTTTTTAGCTAGGTACGCCAAGGACTTTCCTGGCTTATCGCCATGTTCATATAGCTTTTGCTTGACAAATCTCATTTTCTTTTCAGCGTCCTGTTAGGAGAGTCCAACATTAATCTAAGGACTGATATTTCCTTTAATAGGGCAGGAGTGGGAGTTTTAATGTAGTCCTTTAGTTCCTAATTCACCCTCTAACGTTTTTTGCTTTTCACGCTTTTTCCACCTCTTTGTGGCTGTGTATGACATAATCAGACCCCTGGCGTACACTTTACAGGTTTCCCAAAAGAGCGAGGGGTTATCTGTTGATTGAGAGTTAGAGAAAAATGCTTTAAACACTGTGATAAAATATGTGAATGTATGGTCTTTAGGAATGGTTGTATTCAACCTCCAATGTCTTGACAGATTGAATGCCCAATTGAGTTTTATGTCCAGGATCACCTCCGCATGATCAGATATGACTATGCTTCCTATCCTAGCGGATAAAACAGACTGCAAGGACGTCCTGGGCATAAAAATGTTATCTATTCTAGTCTGACATCCATGAGGTGCAGAGAAAAAAGTGAACTCTCTGTTGGAGGGATGAAAAGTTCTCCAAACATCAGCATACCCCAGATCATCACAAATAGCTTTAAGTGGCTTAGCTTGAGGAGAGAGTAAAGCTCTACACCGCTGGGAAACGTATCAATAAGGGGGTTCAACAAACAATTAAAATCTCCTCCAACCACTGCAGTGTCTGAATTTAATTCTGAAAAGTCTAGAAACACCTTAGTGGGGAAATCGGGGGGTGGGCAGGGGGGGGAGTAAATATTAATTATGGAAATGTTCTGCCCTTGTAAAGTACCATTAATTATAACAAAGCGACCATATGTATCTTTCACACTATTCAACACCTTAAGGGGTAGGTTCTTTTTCACAAGAATTGCTACACCTCTACTTCTGGATGTAAATGATGAGAAAAACACTTGACCAAACCCCCCTTGTTGCAATTACAGATGCTCCTTATCATCCAAATGAGTTTCTTGCTACAGGGCAAtatcaatattttattttttcaaaAAAGACAGTACCTTCTTCCTTTTCATGGGGTTATGGCTCCCTCTAATGTTCCATGTACATACACGCAGTCTGTTATCTGCCATTGCACTTTGACCATTCAATATCCAGACTGAATCCTACTGTAAAGATGAGGTGGTACCTTTCCCATGTGTTGAACTCTCTATCTCACTGAGCATAAACAAACGATATGAACCCTAAACTCGAACTATACTAAATCcaaaaatgaaacatgtaaagATCCAAAAGGGGGTTTTCCCACTAGCTAACATGCAGGGGATTTCAACTTTCCAATGTAGACTCTTAAGTCTGCATTGCCACCCAATAGCCTCATCCTTTATATAAATGGAAATGAAAATCAATAGAAGATTGAGGCTCTTCCACCTTAAACCAAGCCTGGGCACCAATATAGATTCACACATATCTCAGTCTGAGCTATAGTGGCAGTTACTTTGGCAAGAATAATAATAAAGATGCGAATATTACTGAACAGGAACACGTGAGAACTCACACCACTGTTTCAtgatcagatttttaaaaaaataaaaagttatcCAATGCTGCGGAGGAGCAGTTTACAGTTATTTACCCGAGAGAGTCAACAAACGCAGCAGCCTCTTCAGGTGTGTAGAGTTTTTTAGGCGATCCGTTGACCATAATCTTCAATGTGGCCGGGTACAGCAGTGCGTTGTCCATCTTCATTCTCTTGAGTCGAGCTTTCACCCCATCAAACGCTTTGCGTCTTCGTACAACCGCTGTGGAATAATCATTGAAGAATGAGACTTTTGGACCTTTACGTTGACTACAGTCAGAATAACCGATGTTTCTAGCCGCATCCATGACGCGCTGCTGGTCGGTGAAGTTGTGGAACTTTATAACCACTGGTTGGGACCAGGTATCGGTGCTTGAGAGCGATGGGCTCTGTCCAGCTTCACACGACCAGCCTTAGTGTCCATTTGTAGGTAGCCAGTGATCCATTCCTCAAAGAATTTTACTGAACGCGTCCCTTCAGAGTTTTCCGGGAGTCCCACAACACGGATATTGCATCTTCGTCCTCGATTATCCAAGTCGTCAATGTGCTCCGCCATTTCGCGCAACTGTTTCTCAAGTGCTTTTATCTTAGTGTCCATAGATGTAGTTGAAGTTTCCACAGTAGCAATTCTTCCTTCCGCCTCATCGACACATTTGACAACCCTCTGTAGTTCAGCTGAATGGCCTGCTATTGCTTCCAAGACCGTTTATATCTTAACATCGATCACTTTAGTAATGTTATCCGTCATCcctttgtaagaaattgtaatagagactggaaactagtaataactacatttcaacataagccatattttatacaaaatac encodes the following:
- the LOC129860160 gene encoding zinc finger protein 121-like, which codes for MASVKLEDCSQTMELNVNIKEEEEEEKIGTSVSHGMRPVTSTVRTTPARLSPSTLSPNLQSLGPDNDSGGQFLQQDPEMASVKLEDCSQTLELNVNIKDEEEEKIGKSVSHGRLELSLKPVTSTVSTNPACLSPSTLSPNLQSLGPDCDSGAQFALQDPEMASVKLEDCSQTLELNVNIKDEEEEEKIGTSVSHGMRPVTSTARTTPACLSPSTLSPNLQSLGPDNDSGGQFLQQDPEMASVKLEDCSQTMELNVDIKVEEEEEKIGKSVSHGDHVETFSTSREQQQEDHGAKRSHHCPHCDEIFPILSKLKIHLKIHLGENRYSCTDCGKRFTTSRTLTVHQRVHTGEKPYSCPDCGKVFSRLGHLKRHEHIHTGVKPYSCSDCVKCYTTPTELELHQRVHTVEKPYSCSDCGKSFSRQGFLKAHELIHTGVKPYSCSDCGKMFSQLGNLKTHERIHTGVKPYSCSDCVKCFTTSTELKVHQRTHTGEKPYSCSDCVKCFTTSTELKVHQRTHTGEKPYSCSDCGKSFSQLCHLKRHQRKHKGEKPYH